The genomic DNA CTCAAGGGCTCCTCCCTAACAGACCACTCAAAAACACTTTACTGAGGATTGGACGGGAAGAGTAGAGCTTTAACTTCGCCTATTACCGATACTGGCTACGTACATATTGACCAATGACCTCGAAATGTATTTGTACTTTAAATGATAAGTTGAATGACTCCCAGGGGAACAATTTGGATAGGGTCACTAATGGTGTATTTATATTCTCGGCAATGTACAAGATAACAAATGTACACACTGGTCCTTAATACCACCAAGAAAATCCCAAATAGAGCTTTTTGGACATTCTCAAAAGACCAACTACTAGTATTCTTGAAGCCGCAACAACTTCGAAATGAAAATGTCATATCCTTACTGCTAGAACATTCGTAAGATTCCTCACATCTTCCAATCGTACATGAACTAGCTCGACACTGTCATACAATCACATATCACTAACTTAATGCAACAAATTTTCAGACCTTAAAATACCACCATAAAGCAATATCGTGATTGGTACCTGAATAGTGTTAATAGCAACATTTAATAGAAATCGTCAACTAAGTCTTACGCCACTAACTTTGTCAATACACATAATAATGCAGCAAAGCGATCTCATGACTTTCTGTCCTTCTAGTGGCCACAATCAAGAGCTCTAAATAGTCAGTAAGGCCGCCGTCCAAAAAGATGTTACAGGTGACATAGTGAAATAGGAAATGTAGATGACTGGAAAACGTTACTCATTGGGACCCAGTCGGTTTCATTTTTAATCCTTGGTTGGCTTCTCAGATAAATTACAAGACGGTTTTTTCATCTTGAAAAACACAACTAAAACATATAGGTGCTTTGCAGTGGattgaaatattttacaaacatCTTAAACTCAATAGTTTATCCACACTAATTAACATCTAGCATAATAGCAGCTAGAGAAGCGAAAAGAAGAGCTTGGTATTATACTAATATATTGGTTTAAAATAGGCTGCTTCCTCATCTAGAGTGGTTATGGGTTTGTAAATCGCTAAACGGGTGTCGTTACTTTGGAAGCTTGAGCCAACCGTTTCAATTCGTTGATACAATGCGTTAGAGTGTCCTTTTCTTGGGCAGGAGTGATTCCTTTGACCACGTGATCTACAACCCAGTTCACCATATGTTGTTGAATATAACGTTTTCGAGTATTTTCACGTTCAACATGGTATTCCTACGTAGGAGAATCATTAGAAATAACTCATTAGGAGAAATTACGTAGGAAGAGTTACATGGTACGGATTCTTTTAACACATTACACGAATATAAGTAACTGAGCTCACTTTCACACTGATTAGAGATATTTTTCAGACAAACAAGAACTACGATAATAAAAAGTATGGCTCGTAAAACAAAAATCACTAAGTAGATCAACTAAGTGTATCGTCAAAGCACTAGACTGATGTCTACCGTTCAATCATGGTTTATTACGAACATTTGGATAAACAGAAGCTTTGTGCTTCTGCTGTCTCCCATTGTATACGGTAAAACTGCGGAAACTTATCGCGACCGCCACCACAAATCTTGGAATACTCACTAACTGGTACTAACCTCAACAGACAAACTACGTTCACTAACAGTGCCCAGTTTGGATTTTCGTCAACTTGGATAGCCACTTCATGATCACTAATCTGGATATATTCAAGCGAGATGGAAAGTTTGTACTGAATGGAGGCTTTCAGTTATCATTGTCATATAAATAACTGGGAACTTACTAAGCGGCGATGCACTGTTCGGTACACACTTTGAAGGCGTTCACGATAAGTGGCTTCAAGTTGTAAGGCAATGTTTTCTTCCTTAGCACGTACATGTTCAGGAACAGCAGCCGCTCTTTCCACTTCCGTTTCGCACGTTTTTATTGTATTGTCTACATAGTTTTTCACTTCATTTATAGGTTGATGATACATCAATTGTTCATCTTCCTAAGATCAcgttatacaaatatttctaacTCACTTCCGTCCATTCTTCTAAGAGCTTTCTAGCACGAGCGCCAAATACCTTGACAATCAAGACACTCATAAACAAGAACGTAGTAAATTCCACGAAGTGACCATCGAATATCCATATCTCTTTGTTGATTAAAAACATAAACGAACCAAACATAAACATATATGGCCCTCAAAAGTAAGAGTACTAATTCAAAGTTACCAGTGACACCGGTTTTATTGTAAAATGGTCGAAACCAAGAGTCAGGGAACACACCCATCCTGACTTTGGGATGACAACGAGCTAATTTGAAAGTTGGGAAGTTCGCAAAATCACGTTCATTGCCATAATATATTTCATCAGCTTTGGCCCATTTTGCGATAGAATTAGTTACATCCTACTAATAAAAGATTTTAACTAGATCCCACTTGTTCATATTGGTTTGCCATTGATTCTGCCTTCACAATAGGATCATTAGTAGATTGATTTGGCTTTTGGGTGACCCCTGCCACAGCATGTAAGCTTGAACACATTTTAAGGTTCCTAATATAAGCTCCATATTTACCTGTGGAGCTTAAAACTAGTCAATGTGATGgaatcaaagaacaaaacttacTGGAAGAACGAAACATCGCGCGTCACCCGAGTCCGATTGTGACTGTTAAGCTCATTTTTAAACAAGGCAGTGATTTCGTACTTGTTGTGACGTAACTTAGCTTTTGTGCATTAATTGCACTAAAAGTATACTTTTCTACTTTGTTTTGAGTTTATTCACTCACATTTTGAAATTCTTCTCAATTTGTTCCGTAGCACTCCATTTTTAACTGATTCTCACGCTAGTATCATGTGTATTTTTGTTGATTTTTCCAATTGAACCTGTCTACTTATAATTGTGcaagccgatttcactccctaatgtaactctcaagcaactactgctgGACCATGTAAATTGTGCAAATTTTGGTTGCtgtgaagaaaattttcataaaatgattcGTCAGGACATCAGAAATTCCCTTACTTTACTATGTCCTCCTAGTCCAATGCACAATCAAGGTCATGCAGATAATTCATTGAGAAATTGTGAAtcagttcacgaagatgagcaccAGTTTGATCTAAGTTTGTCACCCATGTAATTCGTGTGCGTTTCATAATGCCAAATTCTTTAAATGTGATGAGATTGGAGACATTCAGTCGGTTAGTAACACTTCCATTCATTTCGCTGCGAACAATGCTATGTTTTGTAATTCTGATTATACTGAGTTTAGTGTTTCTAATAATCGTTTATCTTTATCCACGATTTTGAAAAACAGTATAGAGTGATAAagcagtccagagttaaataaaactcagaatcattgtgaggcAAAAGCTTCTAGTCAATCAACTTTATATCGGGTTtttcatgttattgtaccagatacgGTTTGTCCTAACGATTCAcatatttttgatgaaatttcttataaAACTGAGAGAAATATGTGGAATGAAtaaaatcatcatcaaaaatctGATGCAGTTTTGATAGAtgcttatttttttaataatccaTTACTCTCCAACGACGTTTTTAATAAATTTGGGGAAAACATTTCAAAAAATCAAATCCTAATGTCATTTCGTATATTATTTATCCTCATAATGCATTTTCTTCTTATGGGAAACTTGTTTATCGAGAAGCACGAGTACTGAATGAGCACGATTTTGATTACGATTCGGATAATTTCATATCAGCTGTTGTTTATCCTTATCATGAAGTTACTTCTAATGAATACTCTGGTCAATGTGAGAAATATGTTTTAAGTGAAGCCACATCATTCACAACTTCGGGATATGAAAACCCAACATTATTTTGTGGGAGGGATAGTGTTGGAAAAACAATGGTTTAACTTCTAGTGGTTTCAGTACACAACGAACATGGTGATTGTATACCATTCCAGGACGCAGGTGAGTCCGTTCCAAtctcggttgttaattctaatattaATGATTATATTCCAAATCATACAGAGTTTTTATCCAAAACTCGGTCAGAGAGACACGATGAACTTAAGGATATGAAATATAAACGTTTGCAGAAATTTGGATACTCATTTAAGCTGTGGCgaatgtggtgtttgtatgaactaatgattcctttgcaCTTGATTCCTGATTGATTTCGAATTCAAATACGCCTAATTATCACAGTCTTAATGGTCAAGCTAAACGCTACTGATCCAAAAGGTGATGGACCTCCTGGTGTTGGCTAGCCATAAAGTTCATAGTAGCCACACTGATAACTTGAGTACTGACAATGAATAATGTGACACTGTAGTAAGTACCGTTACCGTAGAAGTCAAGCACCCGAATGCGAAACATGGGAAGGAACAATTTCCTACGGAATAAAGAGTAAAACATCACTGGATGTTGTTGGTCACAACTCTAAAGTCATAGCTGTTGACCCGGATAAGGCCGTCACTGTTCCATCATGTCCTAATATGACTGTCTCGAGTGACGGGAAGTGGAAAGAAGTGCAGAAACAAatgagaaaaagaaaagaaccaCTCACTCAAACAAAGCAAGTTTAGTTAATAAATCTTTGGTAGGCTGCCGCATTGAGTCACACAATACTTAACCCAAGTTTCGAATTGAGACTATACTTAACTCTAGCGTACCTGAAAAAATTTGATTTCACAGAACATTAATTCGAGTACTTTACGAGAAACAACCGACCCTGATCCAACAATTGGACACGTGAATGACTTGGAAAAAGACTTCAGAAGGATAGGCAGTATACAGTGGGTTAAAACATAACCTGTTGAAATGTCATATCATGGAAATTCTATCACATTTGTCCCGAGACGCTTATACTCTCCATGGAAACCTGCCCCCGATTGTCTCCTCATAGCGTGATATCTGACCTGTAAACACAAGAGACTATACACCAATTCAAATTACACAGGGGATGTAGCAAAGCCTAATACAACTATCTGTAGTGGTACTAGTCCTAACCACAACTCTCAAAGATGAATATGAGATAACTGGAAAATTGACTTTCAACATGTAACACTAAAAGGAGGTAAATGATGGTGAACGCGAGAGCATTCATTCGACTGAGTTCAttggatggcatggctcagcctttCAGGCATAATCATTCTTATGTAACTTGGATCTTttgttcatattaaatatattgttcaatCTCCAGTATAAATATATTCTCCATCATATATTGGTAATGATTACGATAGGACGAGTCATTTTAGAtagtgatgtgacttccacttaagatcttatagattaggtagtcacatcatggCAACTCTataattttaggattaggtcaaTTATTATAGtagtactaataacgaagtagagCATAATCCCACATATCCACTTTATGCAAAAACAACTTGGCTTAATCAACCCGGAGTTGTTCCGAACACTGTTTGAAACGTACGAACGTTCCCAACTTGAAGTCCACAATGTTGTCGCGACCCTTTCTCCAAAAGAGTTAGAAATCTTTTATACCAAGTACAGGGACGAGCAAATAAGTGAGTGGTAGAACTAAAACATAAACATCACATGGACAAACTCCAGCACCTTGGATCATTCTCGTCGAGCTACAGTAAGTGATCTGATAAAGACATTTAACATATTAGGTACACTAAGCTATTTCAAAACGAGCATATTACCAGATCATCACTACCATACTCCTCGAAAGCAACCCTCGGAAGACTGCACATTAAAGAGTGAGTGCCAAAGTAGGCTCGCACTTTTTATGATTAAGAGATTATCCAAAATGGAGTGCTCTAAGAGCCTAAGTGACCATAGGGTTCTAAGTGGTCAGCCTCATGAGGAGACGACAAACTCATACTTGCCCATTGACTACCATCTCCCTGAACTAGCTGTGTCTGATACATGTCTCGAAAACCACCAAGGTTATCACTACCACATAGCCTATAACCACTTCGTACCTCTATTATTATCGTCTCCGTCTTCCCTCTTATTCCCCCGACTCCGACTTCTTACATATTATCAGCTAAATAAATTACTTACGTATTTATCTTTGGAACAGTCAGTTTTAAGCACTCGAATTATCACCTCGTTGTTTTCACATCGGAAATGTTCAACTTCCTGCCTTGTAATCTGTTGGTTAATGGTGTTCAGAAACCCTACCGCCTTGAGACAAACTTACTGGACTACAAAATGTATAAATCCACAAATAGCTACCACGTTGACAATAATTAGTGTACATAAACGGCTGGACTAACACCCATTGGGACCGTATCGAAGCAATAAGAAGCGAGCCCGAAGAAATCAATTGGTTGATGCATGCTCGTTACAAATATATTGGGGACATTTATTCTGGGCATCTTATCGGGTAATTCTTCAGGATTTcagataaaaaaaatatgacCGAAGGAAATGTTGAATCTGCACCATGTAGACTGCTAAGTATCTCCCTAGGGTCGTAGGAACAACGAAATCTTTCGTTATTTAGTCCTCAAAGTCAAGTCATTAAGAGTAATAATATGAAATAGGCATTCGTGTAGGGCCTGACATGTCTCTAGAGGGCAGGTGACTGCAGCTAAACTAGAAACCCGTCGGTAAAATGGTGACCAAAACCTTTGCTTAGTGAATGCTACCAAGGTCTATATGAGTGAATCGCTTCCTCTAAAAGTTCTATTCACAAATTCTTGTGCTCTATGAAGTGGATGTCATGAACCAGAAGTATTACTGGACGAATTGAGGCCAATTATCCCATCTGTAGTCCAATAATAAAAATTGTCGTTCCTGTGTTTGCTGACCTCATCATAGTGGCATTTGTGAGGTCACCAGCTGTGAACTTGTATTCGAAGCTTATACATTTATACTCGGTGTCACCTACCGAAGCCACATTTGTTCAGTTGATGACGTCATTTTAGAGTTCATTCAGCCATGGATTAAAAGTAACAGATTCCTGATATATTTTAATGCACCTGGGATTATACAGAGTTGCCCTGTGTAGAATCTGGAATTTAATTTCTGCAGTAGGCTTCTGATGACTTTAACGGAGCATGCTTTAATACGGCATAGACCCGATTCCTTGCGTTTTCGTTCAAACCAAGGATCTTCTTTGTAAGATTCGTCAGTCATTCACGTGGCCGAAGTTATTGCCTCTCTAGGTGTTTTTCTACCATCAGCAAACAGCTATCATACTGTTTTATCATTTATCTTTAAGGTTTGTGACATAAGAGGTGATCGGGTCCCATCTCGCCCAAATGTGTGGTGAGCAAACAAAACTGTCAACAACGGTTTGGTCAGTAAACACTGCTTCATCAATTTAAGAAACCTGGTCCATATTTTAAGGTACATTTAACGTAGTTTTGTTCCCGTTCATATCATGCATAATACCACTTAGACCTAATAGCTGTTCACCACTGATAACTAAAGAGATGAAAATACTTTCAAAACTAAGAAGAGCATTGTAATACCTCTATCTCAACAGGCTCTTTTACAGTACACATACATTTGTTGTAAGATTAAGAACACGTATAAAGCGTTGATAAACAAAGGTAAACTTTAGTCTGAAAAACAATTGGTCAGGGATTTTGAAAACAGTACAAAAAGTTTGTTCGCGAACATAACGGGGCAAATTCAAAACTGATAAGATTCTTCCACTTCTGGTACAAGCGagtgaataaatattattcggATGATTATCCCGAACTCTGTGGAAGAGAATAACCTTTCGTTCAGGGAACAAAATGATTTTAGGGAAGCTCTTTCAGGCTTGAGAAATCGCATCTCAAGACAAGGTCTGACTGGAGCGAAAGACAGTAATATTCCGACGGACATAGTTTTCACAGAATTAAGCAAGGCCTTCTACAAGGCCTTACCTGGGTGTTAAACTAAAAGTGGGAAATCTTTTAATCCATTATGAAAATAGAGACCGAATAAGTAACCTTCTTAGTGATCAGAGACTACGGTCACTGGTGAACAAGGCTTTATCAACATGGGAATGTGAGAAATGTGGTGTCCTTCAAGGTAAGACTCTCAGTCCTCTTCTTTTTTTAGCTTGCGCAAATGATCAAAAAACTGTTGGGGTCATCAGTTCCATTCTTTATCGATGAAAACAAGATTTGAAGACCCATATATCGTGTCAGATAGGATAACACTGGCCGAATGGGTGTATAGATGGTCATTAGATTTGAGTGTATACCTTCATTGTAACATCAAATAGTCCTGGCGATGATTGCCATCGACGACGTTTGTTATCTGACTTCGATGGAATCGCATGAAGATTGCTGTCGAAGTACACATGCTGCCAACCCTCGTATATTTTTATCTACTTGACTTGCGTTAGCGAATAAtggaataagtcaaatacgagaatggatttcgagtACATGTATTTCATCAGATCGTTGATCTGGACAGATTATCAGAGGAGCGAAGTGAAACGGATCGGAGGAGGCATATGACTCAACTTCATTTAATCAACAGTTACTCAATATTAatattcagacaaaaataaacCATAGATATAAAATAAATGGGACAAGCAATTAACACATACAgtcacataaaaacagtcaggattaATAAATGAACAAGTGACAGGGCAAAAATGTGTCTTGATAAGAACGAATAAATTGGTTTGTCTATAGGTCAGAATAGTCTATGTttgcttgacatagtaccagccaCTACAAGGTGTTAATTCTAGCAAGTGTAGTGATGCCAATAAAGGAATGCGACGATTCATATAACTACACAACAATTGAAGTAGTGTTACCTGAATTAATCGATCATAAAGATCTGGAAGTCATAAGCAACGACCTTAGAACTTCTAGTCACTGTAAAGCTTCTGTTTCCAGATGCTTCAGAAATTTATAGACCATTCGTGGGTCATTTCAACACAAGGGTGAAGAAACGTTTGAGTTTTATACCAGAAGTTGAGAATGTGGGGTTTAGGCAGCGAGTTCCTGCTTCAAGTATGAAGCAGATGTATTTGAATGAGTTCAACGGTTAAGGGATAAAATGGTGAAAGGTCTCATTGGCCTACCTAATGAAGACAGAGTGAGGTGCTTCAACCTATTTCCGTTATCTCGCCTCGAGCTAGCAGGTGCATTGAAACTTGCTTACCATATACTGAGAGATGATTTCGGTAATAATGTCTTACATTCTCTTTCCATCTAATAATGGTCATCTGAGAGGACATTCGAAATGTTATTGTTTGTGAGAAGTATTACCGAAATTCACACAGTGTTCCTTTGATCGTAAAAGTATGGGGTAAGGACACGGACAAACTATGCACTCGATACTCTACAGTAATGAACAACGG from Schistosoma mansoni strain Puerto Rico chromosome 5, complete genome includes the following:
- a CDS encoding putative mitochondrial ATP synthase B chain, encoding MFRSSILSSTGKYGAYIRNLKMCSSLHAVAGVTQKPNQSTNDPIVKAESMANQYEQDVTNSIAKWAKADEIYYGNERDFANFPTFKLARCHPKVRMGVFPDSWFRPFYNKTGVTGPYMFMFGSFMFLINKEIWIFDGHFVEFTTFLFMSVLIVKVFGARARKLLEEWTEEDEQLMYHQPINEVKNYVDNTIKTCETEVERAAAVPEHVRAKEENIALQLEATYRERLQSVYRTVHRRLEYHVERENTRKRYIQQHMVNWVVDHVVKGITPAQEKDTLTHCINELKRLAQASKVTTPV